Genomic segment of Peribacillus frigoritolerans:
CAAAAATACTGCCTTGACCATCAACTACGAGATATAAGTCTTTTTGTGAAAATGGACTCGTGACCGTCGGAGCTTCCTTCAGGCCCATTTTTTCATAATCAAGCGTGAAGACATTATCGGATAACCTTTCCTTAAATGGCGGGTATCCGTTGCTTTGCTGATACGCAGTCAATCTCAAGGAAACATCCTGAATCTTCTGCGCCATCCTGACATCCAACAGCTTTACGGTCGGATCATTTTCAACATTAACGAGGATGTATTGAAAGACGCCTCCGGATTCAAATGCATTGTCCGGAGGTTCAGCCATATACCTCGGTGAAATCTTTGAAAATTTTATGACATATTTTTGATAAATCGGTGTACCTGCATCTTTTGTAACGATGGGCAGTATGCCCCCTTCATCTTTCTGAAATTGATCCACTGCACTTTGGACGGATTGTATTTGCTCTTTATAAGGCAATTGGTTTTGCATTTTTTGCTTCTCCGGATATAAGCAGCCAGATAATGATACAGAGATGCAAAATAAACATAATATTTTGAAAAAATTTCTCATCATTTCTCCTCACCTATCAAGTGGTTGGCCCGCTAAGAACAACGATAAGGATGATCAAGCCGGCCAGAATCATAAGTATGTATGCGATAATTGCTGTCAAGACTCTCCAAAAGCCTTTTAATTTATAGCGGCTTAAGTAGATTAGAAATATAGAGATAATCATAAAGCCCATTGCTATAAAGGATATCCACATTTTTTGCAGAGCTGGTGTCATATCTTCATCACTCCTTTTTCCAGAAATTATTATAACATACCAAATTACGTTAAAGGAATTAAATCCTTGTCCAATCTGTATAATTCCCGTTTTCATGACTCATTTTCATGAAAAAATATAAAACGAGAATTAAGTATTGTAAGTTATTAACATACCTCCTATCTCCAAGCAACAAAAAAACAGCCCAAAGGTTGTTTCAGTTTATAAACAAACTCGATAATAATTGAGTTTGTCGACAGTTTTTTAAGGTGTTTAAAATATGACCGTTGATTGGAACGTAGGGCACTCGCTTTCCGCGGGCGGTCCGGGAGCCTCCTCGGCGCTATTAGCGCCTGCGGGGTCTCCCTTGGACCCGCTTTCCCCGCAGGAGTCTCGTACACCCGCTCCAATCAACTTTGTTTTAACAGTAAGATAAGCTCCTTAATTAGAAGGATGAAAACTTGAGGTGATGAGGATACCTTTGATCAGCTTGAAATGTTTACTTTAGACCACCTGGTGCAACGAACCATTTGGTTAGTAAAATGGAGGCTGCCATTAATGTAAAGAAGATGGCCAACTGGACTTGACGAAGGGTAGAAATGGTCTAAATAATGACCTTGGAGAGTTCACTATTCTCTAAAACTGCTACAAATCAAAAAAAATCAAAAAGGTTTCGGAATGAGACCATTCCGAAACCTTTTTATCAAGCCCAAAGGCTGTTTTACTGCTTTTTTAAATTAAGATTGAAGCGTCGGTAAGACCTCTTTAAACGCTTTAATGACTGTATCGACTTCATCCAACTGAATAGTCAATGACGGCTCAATCCTGATTGTTTTGGAATTGATAAGCGTACCTGCCACCAAGATGCCTTTATCAAAGAGGGCTTTTGAGAATTCATAACCCACTTCATCTTTATGGAACTCAATGCCAATCATCAATCCTTGGCCGCGGATTTCCAAGACCTTATCTTTGTGTTCAGCAGCCACTTCCCTTAACCCATTTAAGAAGTATTCACCAACTTCTGCAGCACGCTGCGGTAAGTTTTCTTCCAAAAGTACGTCGATCGTAGCAATGGCCGCAGCACAAGCTAGTGGATTTCCACCAAATGTCGTAGTGTGCATGAATGGATTGTCGAACCAGCTTTTAAATACTTTCTCATTGGCTACGACAGCTCCTGCAGGCATTACTCCGCCGCCAAATGCTTTCGCTAAACAAATAATGTCCGGAACAACATCATATAGCTCAGAAGCGAACATTTTACCTGTCCGTCCCATTCCTGTTTGCACTTCATCCAAGATCAATAACGCATCATATTCGTCACACAATGCCCGAACCTGCTTTAAATAATCTTGCGGAGGAAGAATGACCCCTCCTTCACCTTGAATAGGCTCTAACAGCACAGCAGCAACATCTTCACCGACCAATGCACAACTTTCAAACGTTTTTCTCATCATATCCACATCACCGAATGGTACATGACGCACACCTGGTACCAACGGGATGAACGGTTTTCTGAACATGCCCTTTGCCGTTGCCGATAGGGAACCAAGGCTTTTCCCATGAAATGATTTTGTCGTGGAAATGATCGTGTATTTGTCACTGTACATTTTAGCCAGCTTAAGTGCAGCCTCCACGCTCTCGGTACCGCTGTTCGTAAAGAACGAGTATTTTAGATCTCCCGGCGTGATTTCGGCAAGGATCTTGGCAAGCATTGCACGTAATGGGTCAAGTAAGTCCTGGCTATGAAGGGCTTGTCTTTGTAACTGATCGGTTACTGCCTTTACTACTTTAGGGTTACGATGGCCAACATTATAAATACCAAACCCGCCTAAACAATCAATATATTTTTTTCCATTTACATCCGTAAAACAGGAATCTTGATCAGACCACTCCACCGAAGCGAATTGTGTGTCTTTAGTGACCGTCTTCCGATATTCCAAAAATCCAGGGTTTACATGGTTACGGAAATTCTCGACCGTTTCTTTTGTTACCCACTGCGCATCTTCTTTTGAAATTTCTTTTTGCTCGATTAATTGAAGCACTTTTTTAATATAATCTTGGGTTGCTGATTGGTTAGCTTGAGTGTTTTTACTTTCTACGTTAATTGACATTTTATAAGCTCCTTTTTTTTATAACTTTAGTGGATGGTTAACTGAGATTGCTTATTTTATAAAACTTTGATGCTTACCTCCCTTTTTTCTTATACTTACTAATCAAGCAAGAACCATGCCAAGTTAATTACCCAATAAAACCGCATTCTTTTTGATAAATTACGCTAAAATTATGCAAATTTGCATATCGATATTTCAATTTGCATAATCATCCTTGTAAATCATAAAAAAAAACTTCCCAAATGCTCTTATAAAATAAAAGCCGTTGACGAGTGATTTTTCATCACTCGGCAACGGCTTTTATTCAATATGCATTTTTTTCGATTTTCTTACTCTGTTCAGCTAACACTTTTTGATACTTCCTGCTCACTGACGATTGACTTATCCCGAGCGCTTTTGCCGCTTTGGTCGTGGTTTTATACTGTTTCATGGCAAGCATGATCAATTGCTCTTCGACATGATCCATTGCTTCCTGCAGCGGAAGGATTCTCGTAATGATGGGTTTCGATTGTTTAAAGTCACTGCCCACAGGTATGAACCTTTGAATGAAATCAGCATCGATCATCTCTTCATCTGCAGAAACAACCAATCTTTCAATCATGTTCTGCAATTCACGGATGTTCCCCGGCCATGTATAGACTTCCAGTATATTTAATGCATCGGGGGAAAAGTGGTAATTCCGCTGATACCTTTCATTCAGTTTTTGCAGGAAATGAAAGGCTAGCGGCGGTATATCCTCCGGCCTTTCCCTTAAAGGGGGCACATGTATGGGTATGACGTTTAATCTATAGAATAAATCTTCTCTGAACGTCCCCATCTCAACCATTTTTTCCAGACTCTTATTCGTGGCCGCAACAATTTGAACATCAATGGAAATGGGTGTAGTGCTGCCAATCGGAATCACTTCCTGTTCCTGGAGGACCCGCAGCAGCTTAACTTGCAGGTGTATGGGCATGTCACCCACTTCATCAAGGAATAAAACACCCTTATTGGCCTGCTGAAAGTATCCTACCTTCCCATTTTTATCCGCTCCTGTAAAGGAACCCTTCGTATAACCAAACAATTCACTTTCGAGGAGGTTTTCCGGAATCGCCCCGCAATTTATCTTAAGGAAAGGCTGCTTGGACCGCCTGCCCATTTTATGAATGGCTTCGGCTATCACTTCTTTACCTACTCCCGACTCCCCGTTGATCAATACAGTTGATGAGAAATGAGCGATTTTCTTGACTTGGCTGATGATCTGCTCCATTTTAGGACTTGCAAAAACCAACTCTTTATAAAATTGATCCTGTTTTTTGAATGAATCCAGTTCTTTCCTCATTTCATTTAATTCCGATTTCAATTGTGTCGTTTCCGTTATATCCCTTGATGCAATGACGATTCGATCTATATCCCCTTTTTCATTGAATACAGGGGTGCCGACGGAAAGGACTTTTTTATTCATTTTAGTATCTTGGACAATCGATACTTTCTTTTTTTGTTCAAGGACTAACCGGGTGACCGAAGGATTAAAAATCCCTTCATCTTCTAATTGCAAAAGATTCTTCCCGATATAATCTTTTAAATTCTTCCCCCAGAATCCTGAGATGATGCTGTCACTATAACGCAGCAGCTCTCCTTTTTGATTGACTACAAGTATTTCATCATAGATATTCGCTAAAATGGCATTCAAGTCTTTATTCGAGCTTTTAATCAATTCTATTTCCATGGCCATTTCCTCAACCATCGGTAAATCCTGAACGATGATGATCAGGCCTTCGACTTCTTTTTCATGGTTCAGAATCGGGCTATAGTCGACAAGCACACTCATGACATCAGTAATCTCCAACTGATTCAGAATACTGCTCCCGCTGGCAAACACGCTATGTATATGCTGCTTATTGAAGATGTCCGCAGCAGGTTCATTTAGAACTTGTTCAGAAGGCTTTTTTATCATCTTCAAGCCTGATTCATTGAAGTTCACGATATTTTTTTCTTTATCAGCTACAAAAATCCCCATAGGAATGGAGGTTAAAATAACATTTAGCAGGTCTAAATTTTGTTTGCTGTCCTGCTTGAATAATTCTGCTAACACATCTTCCCTTTTTACATAACCGGTAAGCAGGCCATCATCCGTTTTTATCAGCACGATAGGTTCACCGATAATTTGAAACAGAAGCGGCAAGGATATGTTAGGGGTTAATTTACAGACATTATCAATCGAAAAAGCATACTGTAAAAGCTGATCGACTGTCGTTATTTTTTCATTTAACGGGAGGTCATCCATGCGGATATACGCAAACACTTGATTTTCCTTCATAAGAAAGAAGAAAGGTTCCTGTATCTCATGAATTTTTTGGTCTGATAATGTAGGCTGATCAATTGTTATAGTTATGAATGGTCTTATTTTATCATCCGGAATAGATAACACAGTTTCACTCTCCTTTTGTAACCTAACCTATATTTTATCACAATTCTGAATTGCTAGATAAAAAATTACATGTACGATTACTCATATCCAGCATTTACCTTTATCCATTCCACAACAAAAGGGTCCTTTAACGGACCCTTTTGACCTAAAAACCTGCTATGCACCTTAGACTTATTTTATAAAGGACCGTTCACCTTTTCTTATTATTCCTGATCAGGATTGATAAAACGATGAATATGGCTATGAAAAAGCAGCCATAGTACAGAAGGCAGCCGGTTTCATCCCCATGATATCGATAACCGTCACAATAATCAGTAAATTCAGCACCCATGCAAAAGCCGGTACAAAAGGAAAAGCTGCTGAGAAGAAAAAATGCCGAAAACAAGAAATTGACCATTTAAATGGATAAAAAATCGATCTAAGAAAACCGGCATATGTATTGATAGAACTTTGCGCGTACGCATATACCTAACCTGCCGAAGGAATGACCTTTGCCATCTGTCCATAATATATGCTGTGAAAAGCATCATCATTAAAGCGAACAAGCAGGCCTCCGGAACCATTCCACGTGACATCTCTGCAGCAATTCCATAAGCGCTAAATCACTGTTGCTAATTCCATGACAAAAAACCGAATAGAAAGAGCGTTAAAGACCTTTTCATTTTCTCATCAGCCATATAACAGACTCCTTCGTTCATGAAGTGAGTAAATTCACTGTGCCTCTTCAAAACGGAATAGCGGGGGGGATTCCGTAAACCATTTTGTCCGATACAGAAGATAACCAATCCCAATTACCGCCCATACAATTCCTAGGATCAATGAACTCGTCTCGAGATTAAGCCAAAGGATGAAGACCGATGCAGCACCTAAAACCGGGGACAGAATA
This window contains:
- a CDS encoding putrescine aminotransferase translates to MSINVESKNTQANQSATQDYIKKVLQLIEQKEISKEDAQWVTKETVENFRNHVNPGFLEYRKTVTKDTQFASVEWSDQDSCFTDVNGKKYIDCLGGFGIYNVGHRNPKVVKAVTDQLQRQALHSQDLLDPLRAMLAKILAEITPGDLKYSFFTNSGTESVEAALKLAKMYSDKYTIISTTKSFHGKSLGSLSATAKGMFRKPFIPLVPGVRHVPFGDVDMMRKTFESCALVGEDVAAVLLEPIQGEGGVILPPQDYLKQVRALCDEYDALLILDEVQTGMGRTGKMFASELYDVVPDIICLAKAFGGGVMPAGAVVANEKVFKSWFDNPFMHTTTFGGNPLACAAAIATIDVLLEENLPQRAAEVGEYFLNGLREVAAEHKDKVLEIRGQGLMIGIEFHKDEVGYEFSKALFDKGILVAGTLINSKTIRIEPSLTIQLDEVDTVIKAFKEVLPTLQS
- a CDS encoding sigma 54-interacting transcriptional regulator — protein: MLSIPDDKIRPFITITIDQPTLSDQKIHEIQEPFFFLMKENQVFAYIRMDDLPLNEKITTVDQLLQYAFSIDNVCKLTPNISLPLLFQIIGEPIVLIKTDDGLLTGYVKREDVLAELFKQDSKQNLDLLNVILTSIPMGIFVADKEKNIVNFNESGLKMIKKPSEQVLNEPAADIFNKQHIHSVFASGSSILNQLEITDVMSVLVDYSPILNHEKEVEGLIIIVQDLPMVEEMAMEIELIKSSNKDLNAILANIYDEILVVNQKGELLRYSDSIISGFWGKNLKDYIGKNLLQLEDEGIFNPSVTRLVLEQKKKVSIVQDTKMNKKVLSVGTPVFNEKGDIDRIVIASRDITETTQLKSELNEMRKELDSFKKQDQFYKELVFASPKMEQIISQVKKIAHFSSTVLINGESGVGKEVIAEAIHKMGRRSKQPFLKINCGAIPENLLESELFGYTKGSFTGADKNGKVGYFQQANKGVLFLDEVGDMPIHLQVKLLRVLQEQEVIPIGSTTPISIDVQIVAATNKSLEKMVEMGTFREDLFYRLNVIPIHVPPLRERPEDIPPLAFHFLQKLNERYQRNYHFSPDALNILEVYTWPGNIRELQNMIERLVVSADEEMIDADFIQRFIPVGSDFKQSKPIITRILPLQEAMDHVEEQLIMLAMKQYKTTTKAAKALGISQSSVSRKYQKVLAEQSKKIEKNAY
- a CDS encoding DUF2768 domain-containing protein, whose protein sequence is MTPALQKMWISFIAMGFMIISIFLIYLSRYKLKGFWRVLTAIIAYILMILAGLIILIVVLSGPTT